The Diceros bicornis minor isolate mBicDic1 chromosome 28, mDicBic1.mat.cur, whole genome shotgun sequence genomic sequence TGGCTCTCATTAACATTCCCTCATCGACAATTTTTCTAATTCCCTGATGTACCAACATATAAGGCACATATGAGAAACAACTTAAGTTTCCCACTTTTCGAAATAAAACATACGTATTTTTCATATGACTGCTAAACATGATTACTTCAGAGTCTTTAATACTCTCAACCATTCTTCATTCCCAGCAGAGAAAAAAGTAGCATGAGAGGGAAGAACCAGAGCAGCGTGTCCCAGTTCCTCCTCCTGGGGCTCCCCACCCAGCCAGAGCATCAGGGCATGTTCTTTGCCCtgttcctgggcatgtacctgaCCACCGTGCTggggaacctgctcatcatcTTGCTCATCAGACTGGACTCtcgcctccacacccccatgtacttcttcctcagccacTTGGCATTCTCTGATGTCTCTTTCTCATCTGTCACTGTCCCAAAGATGCTCATGAACATGCAGACTCAGCACTTACTCATCTCCTATGTGGGGTGCATTTCCCAGGTGTATTTTTTCATACTTTTTGTTTGTCTTGACAATTTCCTTCTTGCAGTGATGGCATACGACAGGTATGTGGCTATATGTCACCCACTCCACTATACCACCATCATGAGGAAGGAGCTATGCATCTTATTGGTGGCTGGATCCTGGTTCTTCTCTTGTGCCCATGCCCTGTTGCATACTCTCCTTCTGTCCTGCCTCTCCTTCTGTGCTGACAATGCCATCCCCCATTTCTTCTGTGATCTCACAGCCCTCTTGAAGTTGACCTGCTCAGACACCTCCTTCAATGAGCTAGTTATCTTCACTGAGGGGGGAGTGTTTGCCTTCCTGACATTGAGTGCTATTTTGGGCTCTTATATCCGCATTGGAGTCACCATCCTGAGGGTCCCCTCCATCAAGAGGATCTGCAAAGCCTTGTCCACCTGTGGCTCCCACATCTTTGTGGTGTTTTTGTACT encodes the following:
- the LOC131393722 gene encoding olfactory receptor 1J4-like, which encodes MRGKNQSSVSQFLLLGLPTQPEHQGMFFALFLGMYLTTVLGNLLIILLIRLDSRLHTPMYFFLSHLAFSDVSFSSVTVPKMLMNMQTQHLLISYVGCISQVYFFILFVCLDNFLLAVMAYDRYVAICHPLHYTTIMRKELCILLVAGSWFFSCAHALLHTLLLSCLSFCADNAIPHFFCDLTALLKLTCSDTSFNELVIFTEGGVFAFLTLSAILGSYIRIGVTILRVPSIKRICKALSTCGSHIFVVFLYYGTLAMIYFFPSSNNSKVKDIIASVMHTVVTPMLNPFIYSLRNRDMKLALGILYKRGIIFAK